Within Gammaproteobacteria bacterium, the genomic segment TTCATTTAGCCCGCTTCCTTTGGTAGGGAGACACCCGTGGCACACTTGTCTTTAATTGCTAGGTCAAGGCGCTTTGAGGATAAAGAGATAAAATCGGTCTCTAATTCGCACCCAACAAACTTGCGACCCAGTCTTATCGCGGCGACTCCCGTAGTAGAGCTACCAGAGAATGGGTCAAACACTAGATCGCCCTCATTGGTGCTGGCCAAGATAATTCGTTCGAGCAGACTGAGTGGTTTTTGCGTCGGATGTTTCCCAAATTCCTTTTCTCCGCCATTCGGGGCGGTCAATGTCCAGACCGACTTCATTTGTTTGCCCGCATTCATCTCGCGCATGGTACTGTAATTAAAGCAATGCTTCGATTTTTCATCCTTCGCTGCCCAGATAATGGTTTCCGTCGAGTGCGTAAAATAACGACAGGAGAGATTGGGTGGAGGGTTCGGCTTTTCCCAAATAATATCATTCAGGATCTTCAGCCCTAGCTGTTGCATCGCGTAACCAACGGAATGAATAACATGATGCGTACCAGAAACCCACAACGTTCCATTGGCTTTTAACAAACGCTGGCATCTGGATAGCCACGCGCTATTAAACTCATGATTGAATTCCGGCCCCTTTGACTTATCCCATTGTCCCTTATCAACTTTTACCATCTTTCCGGCATGACAGGTAATGCCACCATTGGACAGGAAATATGGCGGATCGGCAAAAATCATATCAAATTTACCCTCAGGAAATTTGCTGATTAATACATCCATAAACTCGATGCAGTTGGCCTGATAAAGCCAAAGACCATCCCCATCGTTATTGATAATACATTGATTTGGAGAGTATTTAGAACTTTCCATAATGACTAGCGGAAAGGAATCTTTTTCGTCTGTTGGCGAGCGTTTCATCTATGCAATTGTTTCCCGTTTCTCTTGAGAATCTAACGCAAATCTGTAATTAATCGGTAGAGCGAATCGAGATACTCAATTATCTATCTGAGCAGCCCTCGACACTGTGGCATGATGGTACCATGCGAATATCGAAAAACATAGAGGGACGATCTTGCCTTTTATTATCATCATGATAGCATCCCACCTTCATCAACCCATTACGAATCGGGTTGGTCCGCCCACAGATATCAGGCACATCATCCCATGAGGATGAACGTAATACGATCTTCCCAGAATTTTTTGCAGATGGCATTAATATTACGGAGGCAACATGAAGATTCCCCGCATGACCGTTATCACCCTGGGTGTCGTTGATCTGGTACACACTACCGCATTCTATCGTGAGATATTTTCCACCCCGCCCATCACGCAATACGAAGGCGTCACCTTCATTCCGTTACCCGGTATGTGGCTCGCGCTCTATCCATTAGACCTTATCGGAAACCCCCTACCTAGCTCTGCCGGACAACGCAACCTCGTGATTTATATTGACTGTGGTGGCTGATGAGGAGGTTTCCGATAAGGTCTATTGGATAAACTCGCAGAGGATATCACGTGAGATATAGCACCCCCGCCGTCAAACACATTCAAGGGTTTCACACTTGCCTACGATGCGCGTAGTAAGGAAGAAGTCTTGAGTATCTTTAGGTGCGTCGCTGATGCTGGTGTACGCATCGCAAAAGACCCCCAAGATACTTTCTGGGGTGGCTATAGCGGTTACTCTAACGATCCCGAGGGGAATTATTGGGAGGTGGCCTGGGGACCAATGTTCGAATTTACCGAACACGGCGATATGCAATTTAAATCGTAAACCGGGGAAATCCCCTTTAGATCACGAATCAGCCTCTTTCATACCAAATTTCTTGATGCAATAATTACGCGCATTCGCCTGCCAATCCAACAGAAGGGGAATGCAGCCAACCATTTCTTTGATGATGGCACTCAGCACTTCCGCGTCATTTCCGCACTCATGGTGAATCTGATTATGAACTTCCTTTCACTCGACTTCACTCTGAAGAATACCTTCTTTTTCAGTGAATGCCAGCACATCAGAAAAGCAAGTGTATTTAACCTCTTCCTCACGCGCAATGGAAGTCAGCAGCTTTTCTAAGTGCTCTTGAAATTTCGACACACGTATTCGAAATGCGGCCAGGTTATGGGGGTCACCTAGGGAGAAATCTATCGGCGATTTATCGAGAAGACCATTCGCCTCGATTTTATGAGTAGTGTAAAGCAAATAGATACGCATCCTCTCAAGATACAGCAATCGGGAACGTATCAATTGCAGATGTGTTTTCATGGGCGATCTGATAAATGGGCCGATTGTTACGGTGATTGTTCACCACGAGATCTACGGAGCGCCCCCAAATCTCCTCTAACGCGAACTTGACACGCACCGTTTCATGCAGTAGTAGGCCAGACAAAGAAGTTTCTGTATATAAATCGACATCCCCGCCACGTTTTGTATCATCGATGCAAGAACCAAATAACCACACCGCTGCCTCCGCGTCCAGGTAATTGCGGATGATGTTTTCTGCGATTACACCTGATCATGCCTATTACTGCGGGCAACCAAGCGTAGACTTACCTTGGGGTCAATTGAGTTGAATGCGGGTTCCCCACGGTATACTGGCCTTGCCTTTGATTAGCCACAACACTGGGTAGAATGGTTCACGAGGAGGAAACTGCCCTTGGGCATCGGTGAAATAGATCAGTAGGTCGGGGGCGCGGTCGCAATCAGCCAACCAATTAAAGACGGGTAAAAAACTGGTTCCGCCACCTCCCTGTAATGATGGCGGTAGGGATAACATCTCCCAGGATTCAAAAATCCACGGACCGCCGCTGGCGAGATGCTCGTCGCAGGCATGTAAGGTGATCCGCGCCCGTACCTGACCCTTGATGGCGTTGATCTCGGCCAAAAATTCCTGCAATTCGGTATCACTGATGGAACCGCTTACGTCCAAGGCCACCGTTACGTCTAATTGACCACTACGGAGGCTGGGCAAGATGTAGGGGCCTTCTCGACGCGAAGGACGTTGAAAGCTGTAATCGTCTCGGGCTGCCGTGGAGAGATAGCGAGCAAGTAACATCCGCCAAGGGAGTTGAGGCTGAAGGAGATGTTCCACAAGGCGCGCCAGATCACCCGACAACTTACCGGCCTGACGTGCAAGTTGGGAAGCCCCAGCCAGACGCTGCTGCCACTGAATAGCCAAGGTATCACGCTCGTTGGCGTCCAGAGGGGGAGGTTGAGGCGCTCCATTGGCCTCTTCGTCACACTCGGCCTCCTCTGCCGTTCCAGAATTTGGGGTTCGCTGCTCTCCCTCCTGACCTGTCCCCTTCTCGGGGTCTGGTTGCTCTTTCCCACTGGGAGATGGACTCTGTGATTGGCGCTCCTCACCGTCGTAGACATGGCGGTCCATCGGCTCGTCGGCGTCGTTGGCCTCGATGTAGGGGTAGATCTCCTCGGCGGTCATGCCAAGGAAACTCTCCATAATCAACCAACCCGGTGGCGGACGCAGCCCATCACGAACTAACAAAGGATTGATGGCATGGTTACAGGCTAGGTCCCAACGCGATTGATTACGATGCAAGCGGCGTGAGAAGTGAGACAACGCGCAGTGCAAAGCCTCATGGGCCAGCACAAACTGAATCTGACTCGGATCCAGCGCGGCAATATAGCGAGGGTTGTAATAGAAAGTTCGGGCATCGGTGGCGGTGGTCCGACACCACTTGAGGTCGGCTGCAACCATCGGTAAACGTAACACCAGCGCCCCGAGAAAGGGCTTATCCAGGATTAGCGCGGTACGTGCCCGACTAAGTGCGGTGCGTACCTGCGCGGCCTCCTGATCAGAGAGACAATCGTCAGCCATAGCAGGAGGACCTCGTCAACGCCGCGCCCGAGTAGTGGCGCCTGTCGTTCGCTGGGGTGCGTCTGTCATGATGTCAACCACGAGCCGTGACCATTGGCCAAACTGCGGAACCGAGATCAACTCATCAGTCTTGGGATGAAGCGCTCGAAACAGGTCCCAGACCAGCATCACCCCAATCTCTCGGTCCGGAAAACGCCCCGCATAATCAAGAACGCGCCCGTAAACCGATGCCGCCGCCGCTGTACCCCGAACACTGAAGGCCCGCCCCACCAAGGCTGCAGCTACAGCGTATTGCAGATCGACCTCACGTGGCATAGCTACCGATTCTCCCGCCAAAATGGCGTTGATATCCGGCATCTGATCCATTTTCCTGACGAAGGCGTGAAACTCGATCCCTGCCGCCAGGCCCACGCAGGCCTGCAATACACCACACAGTAGGGTATGGTTATTACCGAATTTTTGTAGCGCACGGTGGGCAAATTCCCATGAACGGGGAGAAGGAAAAGCCACTGGGTTGTGGGCCGGATCGAAATCGAACAGCAACTCGGGCTTGAAGCGCAGGAAGGCGATGAGGCGGGTATCGATGGCGTTGGTATTGGCCCACATCGCCCAGTCGTCCAGGTGGGTCTCGACCTCGAAGTGGGAGAAACGATTGGCGAGTGGCGCCGGCATGGTGTAGGTCACCCCCCGGTCGCCCTGCCGGTTACCCGCTGCGAACAGCGCCCAACCATCCGGCACTCGATAGTGGCCAAGACGCCGATCTAGGATCAGTTGGTAGGCGGATGCTGAGACCGTGGGTGGCGCCGAGGTGATCTCATCCAGAAATAGGATACCGCTGGGACCATGGCGCTTGGCGTCAGGCAGTAGCTCAGGGATGGCCCACTCCACGAGATTGTCGACCCGGAAGGGAATACCCCGTAGATCCGTGGGTTCCATTTGAGAGAGACGAATGTCGATAATGGGGACATCGTGATGGG encodes:
- a CDS encoding AAA domain-containing protein, translated to MRPAHLLSILDSEFLSTHSGYHTPVMLWGPPGVGKSQMVAQIAAHHDVPIIDIRLSQMEPTDLRGIPFRVDNLVEWAIPELLPDAKRHGPSGILFLDEITSAPPTVSASAYQLILDRRLGHYRVPDGWALFAAGNRQGDRGVTYTMPAPLANRFSHFEVETHLDDWAMWANTNAIDTRLIAFLRFKPELLFDFDPAHNPVAFPSPRSWEFAHRALQKFGNNHTLLCGVLQACVGLAAGIEFHAFVRKMDQMPDINAILAGESVAMPREVDLQYAVAAALVGRAFSVRGTAAAASVYGRVLDYAGRFPDREIGVMLVWDLFRALHPKTDELISVPQFGQWSRLVVDIMTDAPQRTTGATTRARR
- a CDS encoding hypothetical protein (Evidence 5 : Unknown function); its protein translation is MSIFRCVADAGVRIAKDPQDTFWGGYSGYSNDPEGNYWEVAWGPMFEFTEHGDMQFKS
- a CDS encoding hypothetical protein (Evidence 5 : Unknown function), translated to MWLFGSCIDDTKRGGDVDLYTETSLSGLLLHETVRVKFALEEIWGRSVDLVVNNHRNNRPIYQIAHENTSAIDTFPIAVS
- a CDS encoding hypothetical protein (Evidence 5 : Unknown function); translation: MKIPRMTVITLGVVDLVHTTAFYREIFSTPPITQYEGVTFIPLPGMWLALYPLDLIGNPLPSSAGQRNLVIYIDCGG
- a CDS encoding hypothetical protein (Evidence 5 : Unknown function), with translation MLSAIIKEMVGCIPLLLDWQANARNYCIKKFGMKEADS
- a CDS encoding conserved hypothetical protein (Evidence 4 : Unknown function but conserved in other organisms), giving the protein MADDCLSDQEAAQVRTALSRARTALILDKPFLGALVLRLPMVAADLKWCRTTATDARTFYYNPRYIAALDPSQIQFVLAHEALHCALSHFSRRLHRNQSRWDLACNHAINPLLVRDGLRPPPGWLIMESFLGMTAEEIYPYIEANDADEPMDRHVYDGEERQSQSPSPSGKEQPDPEKGTGQEGEQRTPNSGTAEEAECDEEANGAPQPPPLDANERDTLAIQWQQRLAGASQLARQAGKLSGDLARLVEHLLQPQLPWRMLLARYLSTAARDDYSFQRPSRREGPYILPSLRSGQLDVTVALDVSGSISDTELQEFLAEINAIKGQVRARITLHACDEHLASGGPWIFESWEMLSLPPSLQGGGGTSFLPVFNWLADCDRAPDLLIYFTDAQGQFPPREPFYPVLWLIKGKASIPWGTRIQLN
- the dpnA gene encoding Modification methylase DpnIIB, with the protein product MKRSPTDEKDSFPLVIMESSKYSPNQCIINNDGDGLWLYQANCIEFMDVLISKFPEGKFDMIFADPPYFLSNGGITCHAGKMVKVDKGQWDKSKGPEFNHEFNSAWLSRCQRLLKANGTLWVSGTHHVIHSVGYAMQQLGLKILNDIIWEKPNPPPNLSCRYFTHSTETIIWAAKDEKSKHCFNYSTMREMNAGKQMKSVWTLTAPNGGEKEFGKHPTQKPLSLLERIILASTNEGDLVFDPFSGSSTTGVAAIRLGRKFVGCELETDFISLSSKRLDLAIKDKCATGVSLPKEAG
- a CDS encoding hypothetical protein (Evidence 5 : Unknown function) produces the protein MKTHLQLIRSRLLYLERMRIYLLYTTHKIEANGLLDKSPIDFSLGDPHNLAAFRIRVSKFQEHLEKLLTSIAREEEVKYTCFSDVLAFTEKEGILQSEVE